The Methylomonas sp. UP202 DNA window ATGTTCTTGCAGATTGCGGGTCATGGCGGCGAGAGAAAAACGATGTTGCAACTATACCGACCGGTCTGTATTATTTCAATAGACTGACCGGTCTGTTCGGGTCGGTCGTTTTTCAACCAAGGGAGACAACAGCATGATTACTCTGTACGGTTTTGCGATCAGCAATTATTACAACAAGGTCAAATTCGCGCTTTTAGAGAAAAACCTGCCGTTCAATGAAGAATTGGTGCGGCCTAGTCAGGACGAAACGGTATTGAAGCGCTCCCCGCTCGGCAAAATCCCGTTCATTAAGACCGCCGACGGTTATTTGTCGGAATCTCAAGCCATACTCGAGTATTTGGAAGACGCCTTCCCCGAGTATCCTCTGTATCCGGCCGATCCTTACCAACGCGCGAAATGCCGCGAATTCATTCAACATATCGAATTGAACGTCGAACTGATCGCTCGCCGCCTCTACGGCGAAGTGTTGTTCGGCACCGCCGTGTCCCAGGAGGTTAAGGACGAGGTAAAAACCAAGGTGGAAAACGGTTTGAAAGGTCTGAACCGCATCATGCCCCGGAGCCCTTACGCGCTGGGTGAGCACTTCACGTTGGCCGACGTGATCGCCTGGCCGCACTTGCAATTGGTGGGGTTCGTGACGCAGAAGATTTACGGCGTCGATTTAGTGGCGGAGCATTTGCCCGACGTTGCCGCTTACATCGCGCTGATCGAAAGTCGTCCGCATGCGCAAACGGTGTCGGCGGGACGAGCCGAAGCTCTGGCGAAGTTTTTCGCACGTTAATTGTCGGGAAGACGGGCTGGCCTTAACTCAGATGTTCCCAGGCGACGTCGGCGCTCAAAAACGCGGAGATGGCCTGGGGCGAGTCGAAATTGGCGAGCGCCAGTATGAGTTTGGCGTAAGCCGCTTCCGGCGATATATTCCAAATCATTTCGGCGCCGGCCGAAAGCAATGCGCGGGTCGAGGCGTAAGCGTCGTCCGAATACAGCGCCGGGGCCAGATACAGCGGAATGCCGCGCTGCCGGCACGCGGCGGCGAACTCGATAAGGTTGTATTCGGCGCCAACTTCTGCCGATACGCAGGCGGTGCCGGAGTGGTACAGGTCGTGCAGCACTGCATCGCAGCCATCCAGACGGAGGTCGCGGTAATTCAAGCCGGGATAGGGGCGGATCAACAGCAATTTTTTCGAGAAATCAGGTTTTAGTTCGTACGGGCTACGTGGCGACAGCGGATGATGGAATTCGAAACCGTCGGGCGAATAGGTCGCGTAGGGCCGGGATTGAGCGCTGATGAAATCGCTACCTAGCGGCAGACAGGAGGCTAGGCGACTGGCCAGATGTAAGCGCATCACGCCGCCTGGGTTGCGATACGCCGCAAACACGCCGGCCGTGCCGATGTCGCGGATATAGGACACCGCGCAACTGAAATTATCCAGCCCGTTAGCCCGCGGATCGGCAAGCGGTTTATCGCTGGAGACTAGTACCAGCGGTATCGGCAAACGGTTGAAGTACAGCGCCAGCATCGCGGCGGAAAACGCCAGGGTGTCGGTGCCGTGGGTAACGATGATGCCGGCGAAACTCGCCAGATCCAGGGCTTCTATCGCGGAGACCATGGATCGCCAATGGCTGGGGTGTAGATTTTCCGATAGTATGTCAAACGGCTGCATACTGGAAAACGTCACGGTTTCGGCAATGTCCGGGTGGCTTTGCCGGTAGCGTTGCAACAACGCGAAGCCGGCGTCGGCCGAGGTGTTTATCGTGCCCGCCTCCGATTTGGAGCCTATCGTGCCGCCGGTAAATACCACCAGTATGTTTTTCTTCATGGGCTGATGTCTAGTATCATCTTCGGTTTGAACAAGGCTAGCCATCTTAACCCACTCCATGAAAATTTCACTGATCGTCGCGATGTCGTCCAATCGGG harbors:
- a CDS encoding glutathione S-transferase family protein, yielding MITLYGFAISNYYNKVKFALLEKNLPFNEELVRPSQDETVLKRSPLGKIPFIKTADGYLSESQAILEYLEDAFPEYPLYPADPYQRAKCREFIQHIELNVELIARRLYGEVLFGTAVSQEVKDEVKTKVENGLKGLNRIMPRSPYALGEHFTLADVIAWPHLQLVGFVTQKIYGVDLVAEHLPDVAAYIALIESRPHAQTVSAGRAEALAKFFAR
- a CDS encoding asparaginase, whose amino-acid sequence is MKKNILVVFTGGTIGSKSEAGTINTSADAGFALLQRYRQSHPDIAETVTFSSMQPFDILSENLHPSHWRSMVSAIEALDLASFAGIIVTHGTDTLAFSAAMLALYFNRLPIPLVLVSSDKPLADPRANGLDNFSCAVSYIRDIGTAGVFAAYRNPGGVMRLHLASRLASCLPLGSDFISAQSRPYATYSPDGFEFHHPLSPRSPYELKPDFSKKLLLIRPYPGLNYRDLRLDGCDAVLHDLYHSGTACVSAEVGAEYNLIEFAAACRQRGIPLYLAPALYSDDAYASTRALLSAGAEMIWNISPEAAYAKLILALANFDSPQAISAFLSADVAWEHLS